The Acidimicrobiia bacterium genome segment CGGCTCAGCTTGGTTGTAGAGCAACCCTCTTGCGATCACCGGGACCTCAGAATTAAGTCGCTTAGTAACCGCCTCTAAACTCCACATAAAATCAGTCACCGTTCAACACCTTCACATCACTCATAAACTCCACGACCAGTCCAGAACGTCTCTGAACAAAGCCAATCTCTCTTTCAAACACACATGCAAAAGTTGGATGACACACGACAATTCCTCCATTTGATTGCTCGGCCTCTAGGGCCGATTGAACATCTGCTACAAAGTAACAAAGATGGTCTAAACCACCACCGCGCGAAAGTCGAGAATCGACTGGTGATTCACCAACAACTATTGGACTAACAAGTTCGATATCTACCTCATCCTCAATGCGAAGAAGCGCCACATACACTCCTTGCACGGGGTCAGGTGCAGCTGCGATAAGCAAGGTGGCTCCCTCTTTCTCAAAACGCTCAACAGACCGCTCTATATTCCGTACTACGTACCCGATATGTGCGAGTTTCATCTCAGCCATCGTATTAATACCCTTGGTAGACGAACGGCACTGTACCAACCGTCAACGCGAGAACAAGGACAATTAAACAAGCCACCGCAACGCCGAGAAGTGCCTCAATCATGTATTTCAAAACCTTTTTGGAAATCATGGTGCAGTACCTACAACATCGCACTCGGTTGGAAAGCCTTGCTCTTCAGTAAACTGGCAAATCATGCTGGCTAGATAGTCCGCCAGAGGAAGCGCTTCGCCAACATGAACGAGGTCGTTGAACTCCATGGCTGGCAAATATCGAGAAAGCGACTGAGGGATAAATTTCACTTTTTCACCTTCAAAATTCGTTGAATAGTCGTTTAAGTGCGCCTCTAAGCCCTCCACCGCTACTGCTACCTCTTTCGTCTTCATTGAATCTGTGGCTAATGGGGCTAGGTAGATAAAAGTCGGAACTTCAGAGTCAACAACCGCCGAACCGATCCAACCAAGTATCTGTTGATTCCAAGAACTACGACTTGGGTCTGCTTGCTGCAGCAGAGCCGCCTGTGCTTCAAACAGTGAAAGCCCAGGAGGCCGGGAGTCTCGGTGCTCGTTCCAGAAAAAAATAGGAATTTGGAACTGGCCTATCCTTGCCAAATTACTAATTTTTTCGGGCTCAGGCGGCGGGTTCGAACGATCCAAAGCAGAGAAAAAAGGCATTCGTTCCGAAATAACTTTGTTATAACTCCACCTGTTATAAACTGATGGGAGGTTCTTCCCCAACAAGCCAGCAACAAAGTCAACGGGAGTTAAAAGCCCCAACGAAAGCAGCCACGCTTCTGGTCGAGAAACAACAAGGGGGGCAGCAACAGAGTTGAGGTTTGGCCATCCTTGAATCGCTTCATCATTGAACACCCAGAGAGGGTTCAGTGTCAAAACAAGTAGATCAACATCGTTATTAAGAGCTTCTAGCACGCCGACATACTCATCCCACAACCGAATTCCACTCAAAAAATAGATATCTATATCAACCGGGAGTCCATTAACTTTCGCTATCCGCTCCTGCACCAGACTCGGAATAAACTCATAATAACCATCTCCGATGCTCTGAAGCGAAGAACCTCCGACCCACCCGATACGAAATACCTCGGAATTCTCTCCGCTGACGTGGAAACCCCTCCAATCGTTTCGGTCAGCTCCGATCTCGCGAACCCAGTCGCTTTTTATTTTCTCGTTGTACCCAGACGAAAGTTGGTCGTGTGATGGGGCAGGTTTTATTGCTCCAAAGGCAACGAGCCCCACAACTATCCAAATATGAACACGAAAAAGACTAGAAAAAGAGCCCAGCACGCCAAATCGATGCTGCAACTGGCTAAAGATCCACGGCATCATACCCCCAACAGTGCAAGATAAAAGTCTGGTACCTCTGCGATATCAATCATGAGCAGAGGCAAGGCAAGAACCACAAAAGTATACATGGAAAGATTTTTCCCTACCCGAAGAGGCAGGGAAGGGCGTTTTTGTGCAGGTCGATGACCGTTTAATAGACGAGCACCCACCAGCACTAATGCATGACAGAGGCCAAACATAAACAACGACCATGAAATATTGTGCCAAAGGGCTATGACCATCATTGTTGCAGTAATCGCTAAATACTGACGGCGGGATCTCATCCCACCTAGCGGAATAAACACATTGCGCTGAGCGAACCTGGTCAGCGACATGTGCCAGTTGTTCCAATAATCTTGAATATTCAACTTGAAATACGGATTATTGAAGTTCGGCTTCAATTTGTAACCAAAAAGTCTTGACGCCCCCATCGACAAATCAGAGTATCCAGAGAAATTCAAGTAAAAGAACCAACTAAACAACACCAATTCAACCCAGATGGACTGCCAAGAATTTGATTCATAAAATGAGAATACGTCAGTTGCCCCTTTCAACGGGTACGCCAACACGAAAACCTTTACCAACCCTGACATCATCAAAGCAAACGAGGCAGACAAATCATCTAGCGAAGGGAGTCGAGGTGGTTTTGGCTTCCCGGGAGACTCAAGTTCTGAAAACTCAATCACTGGTCCAATGATTTGCACAGGAGGAAAAAACCCGAAAAAATACACCATACTCGGCGGTAGCGCCTCTATCGTTCCGAGACTTGTTTGGACCAATAAATCAATTGCACGAAATACCGCGAATGAAAGGCCGATTGGAAGGATGATGTCCCTCACGGCATCAATTCCACCAAAGTAACTAGACAAGTCCCAAGCCACTTGATTGAACGTTAAGTTAAACCAAATGATAAAACTTTCTGGAACGATTTTCCACGCTACTAGCGGCACAAGCAGCGCCACAATTGTTGCTGTCAAAGCAAGAGAAGCATATGCTCTTTCTCCTAGTCGTGCCAGCAGTCGTTGAAAGATAGCAACAACAGTCCAGAACACGGCATAAAAAATTGCTAACCGTGGAGCAATCAAAAAAACAAGATAGATGCCCAACACGGTGAGAAGCAACCTTCTTGCCCGCTCCCATGGAACCAAATAATACAAAGGAACAATTAACAGACACGCTGCCAAGAGCCACGAGAAGTAATCAAACGTGTTGAAATTCAACATGCAACTACCGCTTTAATGCCACATGGGTTGGAACAGTTAGTTCTCCAGAGTACAGATTTTCAAATACTCCATCCTTGATTAAAAATCCATGATCTTGATAAAAAGTAGCCACCTGGCCATTCTTCACCGTTGGGTTGTAACGCCCTTCAACCAGTTCAATGCCATCACTCTTGGCCTCTTCAACTAAAGCACTCAAAAATGCACTTTCAACCCCTCGCCCCAACACACGGCAACTCAGTAAAAACGAATCAATCAACCAACCATCTTTCATTCTCTCTATCACCGCCACACCGACCACACCGTAGTCCCCGAAACGGTCAGCGACCCTAACTGCACGCACCTCAAATACTTCGGACTCCATCAATGCCGCTATCTCAGACTCAGAGCGGCGAACCGTAGTCAAGTTAAATTGATTAGTCTTATTAGTTAGTTGAGCTACCCTCGCAATGTGCTCTTCTCTGAGTGAGAACACCTCCACTTCGAGTTCCAACGACTGGAGAAATGCTTCACCACTTAGTGTGCTTTGCACCTTCTTCCGAGAACTCTCTGCCAACATCATTTGTGTACGTTCTCGGTCCTCATCGCTAACCGAAATATGGCGAAACAAGCCAGAGTCTGCGATAACAGAAGGAAGTTCAGAAAGTTCATCTGGAACTTGGAGTAACGATACCTCAGGTAATGCCATCTCTACTTCCGCTAATTCAAAGGACGAATCGTCTACGAAAACTAGACTGTCTAATCCGATATTTAGTTCCGAAGCGATCTCTCGGATATTTTCCGACTTGGGCAACCAGTTGACCTTCCAACAGGAAATATCATCCTTTCCCAAAATCATCTCACCATGACTCGCAAAGACTTCTTCCACTATCGAAATATCATTTTTTGAAGCAATAGCTAACATTATTCCTGCCGCACGGAGTTGTACTAGTCTTTTCTGAAAGACACGAAAAGCCGAACCCGGAAAAGTATCGTTTAGTTCTATTCCCCCAAGGCCATCCTCACCTATTATCCCTCCCCATAGCGTGTTATCACAGTCAAGAACAACACATTTAGGCGTAGGGCGATAACCACTAGCAATCACCGCTGAGGATGCTTCGCCTATCTCGATCCAAAATTGGCTTGAATACGGCTGATGATACAGCGCCCACTTTGTCAAGTCATTTGTGTCTTTTATTCCCTCAAGCAACACCAATGTGGCAAGATCAAAAACTGTCACACGACTAAACTCATTAATTGTCTCATTCCAAGTTTTGCCGACTTCAAAATAGAGGCGGCTTAAACGGCGAGAGACCCTTGAATCTCGCAAATCAACTCCCCACGGCGAAGGGAAAGGAGGGTCCGCAACAGTGACAGCAACTTTGCTTGAAAGTTGGCCAAAAAGAAGCGCTAGTTCTTCTACCCCGCTAACTATCTCGGCAAGGCGTTCGTCTTCATCGTCTAAATATCCGTCAACAGCCGCAGAAAATACGTCTTCAATACGCCATAACGCAAGAACATGGTCAACCGATCCGCCGAAGACTGTCTCATGTTCAAGACATAGTTGATGGAGTTGGTTGTAATCAGCAAAACGAAATTTGGGGGACTTCCACCCTCTATCGATTAGAGAAGATCCAAGGTGCACTTCTATCGGCTCGACGGTAAACGAGCCTGCAATTCCTAAAACAAAATCAGGTTCCAAGCTCTTTTGTGTATGCTCACGCCAAAATAATGCTGCTTCTCTTGCAGACCTCGTCATCTCAAATTCCCTCTACGCCCTTCGCTAGGAGAACCTCGCGAGCAGCCCCAATGCTGCGCATACGCATAATTTCTCGAGTGGTTAAAGGGATATCAAAAGTGTCCTCAATTGAAGTCACAAGATCCATAGCTGCTAACGAATCCCAAAGTTCGGTGTTGTCAGGGGAAGTATCGTCGCTGAGAGCGGAAGATTCAACATTTAGCACCTGTGCAAAAACTTCTATTAGCCGATCCGACATAAATAACTCCTATTCAAATTATTGAGAAAACCTAGTTCATTCTAGACTACCCATCGGACGTCTAGCGCTGGACAGCGGAGTGCTTACGAAATGAGTTAATACCGCCGCACATTAATTACTAAGGCCCAAACCTGCACCCCGGCCCACGTGATTCCCAGCAACCCAACAAGTCGGCTCTCCAGCCGGCGAGGCATTTCTACCGTAGCCAAAGAACGCCCAGCAAGGAAAAGCCCACCCACCGCCAACGGTAAATAGTATCGGCCCTGAAAATATGGGTAACGAAACTCGGCGAACACTAAGGGCACCAAAAATACTAGTGCCCCCACCGTCACCAAGGCTCGCGTAACCATCTCGGTTGAAGCCGCCAAACCCAGAAGTAAGAACGTACCCAACACCACCAAGGCAGCCACCATTACCGCATCGCTGAGCGGTGTGTCTAGCCAGCCAAACCAGCCCACAGCTTGTTTCACATAGGTATAAGTGTCATTAGGGATCGAAGCCCACCGGCTACGGCCATTATTGCCCGCCGAAAGAACCGACCAAGAAGGAGCAACCCAAAGAAGACCCGCAGCCACCCCCGCTACGACCAAACCAGCCGCCGCCTTACGGCGTCGCCACACAGAGTGCAACAACTCGGGACTAAGAGCCACTAACGACACCCCTATTGCTCCCAGCCACAACAGCGAGTCTCGACGCACCAGCAAAAAAGCTGCCGCGCTTACCACCAACACTTGTTTCAAACGTCGCTTATCTGTTTCCGTACCCGGGTCGGCTAACACCATCCCTGAAGCCCAAATCACTGCCCCCAGAGCCACCGCTAAACCCGACGGGTTCACGGTGGCCGACAAAAACAACACCATGGGGGTCACCGACAAAGCCCAGCCCAAAATCATGAATTTGCTGGGATAGCGAACAAAAAGTATCGCCCCGGCTAACGCCAACAAACTAGAACAAATCAAAGCCAGCCAAAGGCGCATCACATAAGCCCCAGTCAGACCATGTACGAACAGCGAGGGTAAACCAGCAAGGAAATGAAACAGCGGAGGGTAGTTAGTAGCCGTTGAATCTTCAAAAGTAGGGGCCTCGGACCACTCCAAAGTCATACAATCAGCCGACACCTCGGGGTGAAAAGCCAAACACTTAATGTCATCCACCGGAATGCCATCTACCTTGTAGGGGCCATCAAATTGCCCCCGCACAATGCCCTGGGCTCGCACCATGTGCGCTGGCTCATCCGGCGAAGCAAACATCGGGTTAGTAACCGCCCACACCACCATTAAGGGAAACACCAGCAGGAAAAATCCGACCCAAAGGCGTTTCACAACTCTTCCTGCCTCTCAACATTGACGCTGGCTATATATCGGTCGCAAACCTCGTTGGGTTCCCCCACCTCTACAAGGTGCGAACGGTCAATCCAAGCCACCTGATCACACAGCTCACGCACCTGGTCTAGGTCATGAGAGACCAACACGATGGTCACCCCTTGGCTGCGCAATACCTCCATGTGGTCAAGGCATTTCCGCTGAAAGTCCTCGTCGCCCACGGCAATCACCTCATCTACCAACAGGACCTCAGGATTGACGTGCACAGCAATAGCGAAACCTAGACGCACATACATGCCGCTGGAATAAATGCGCACCGGGGCGTCCACAAAATCACCGATACCGCTGAACTCCACAATCTCATCAACCGCCGCCGACATTTGCCGACGACTCATCCCGAGAATTGCTCCATTGAGATAAATGTTTTCCCTACCCGTTAACTCGGGGTGGAACCCTGCTCCAAGTTCCAGCAAAGCAGAAAGACGACCATTAACGGTGATGTCCCCACTGGTTTGCCGATGGATACCCGCTAACAGTTTCAACAAAGTTGACTTTCCTGAACCGTTATGGCCAATCAAGCCAAAAAAACTTCCGCGGGGTACCTCTAAGTCGATGTCTCGCAGCGCCCAAAAGTCTTCCACGGTCTGCCGACGCGAACGCCGCACTACCGCCTCTTTAACCGAAGTGGGCCGATCACGGACCAACCGATAACTCTTTGATACTCCTTGAACCTGAATCGCCGGGTCGGCCTGCTGGCTCACATTTCCTCACTTAAGGCCATAGAGCGACGGTTCAAAAACCACCAACCCACCCCCAGCGAACCAAAGGCATAGACAGCAAGCAGCGACATTCGAGCCAACGAAGGCCATTCCAAGAAATAAACAACATCACGGGCAGTGCCCACGAACTGACTAATGGGATTAGCGCCAATCAGAGCAGCAGCCGGCAGACCATAAGCCTCTTCTGGGATGATGTCTTCGGTGTAAACAATGGGTACCAAAAAGAACATGGTGCTCAACAAAATAACGATCAGATTCTCTACATCGCGATAACGGGTGTTGAACACCGACATCACCATGCCGATGCCCAAGCCGAACATGGCGGTGAACAACAACACCACGGGCAGAAGCACGATGGTCCAGCCCAAGTTGCCATAAAAAGCCATAAACACCAACAACACCATGGCTTCGATCAAGGCTTGAAAACCCACCGCCGCCGCACCGCCAAAAGCTACCGTTTCTAAAGGAAAATAAACTTTTCGTCGCAAGTCACCCACTGAGATAAGCCAATGCATGGCCCCACGAATCATGCTTTCAAAAAGCAGCCAAATAATTAAGCCACTAAAGAGATACATGGCAAAGTTGAGTTGACCCGACCCGGCCTCTGGTGGTTGAAAACGAAAAATAACCCCAAAGACCAAACTGTAAACAAAGATTCTCGACAGAGGATTCAACAACGACCAAGCCCACCCCAACGCACTGCGCTTATGTTGCACCTTCAACTCTCGTTGAGCAAAGTTAAGGGTCAACGGCAAATAAACCCGTACAGCAGCCAGCCATCTTGTCACTTGGGCCACAGGGCCCTTCCTTTCGTCACCTCGCATAGTAAGCACAACTAAACCTTAGGCCAAGGTGGCACGGGCTACGAGGTCCATGCCGAAAGCGGTGAGAATAGCCAGGTACAACAAACCAGTAGCGGCCATGACCGCCGAATATTGGCGCTCTTTTAACGCCATACGGGTCAGCACAATCAACACGATGGTAAACGCCGTGCAAGCCACCCAAAACCAGCCCAACATGCCGTTGTAGCCATCGGCAATAGCGCCGTTGAGCACCGACACCATGCCGGTAGGCCACAACAAGACAGCCAGTTCAAAAGGCCACAATAAGCCCGACCACCACACCAACTCAATAAGCGGGCCACGAGCCAAACCAGGCTGCACCAAATACCAATGCCCCAACAACATGGCGTCGCTTATAGCCCCCAAAAACAGTGCCCCAATAAGCACCCGAGCCACCGACAACCACGCCGGGTCACCAGCATTAATGCCGCCAGCCACCAACGCCACCACCCCCAAGAGAGGCGCCAATAAATCTAAATGCGCCGGAAACTCCGGTCCATCAGAAAAAGTTTGCTCATCTTTGTCAATGCCGGTCATGGCAGCCACTCGAGCCGAACGGCGCTCTTCGGTGCCTCGCTGACCCGCCACCCCAGCTTTACGACGCACCACCGACACCGCCATGGCCGCCACGGTGGCCGCCAACATAAGCGCCCCAAAAAGGTCACGCACCGGTTGCGACTCAAACAACACCCCAACCGCTACTGCACCAGCAGTCATCACCCCAAAAGTGATGCGCATGGTCCAGCCGTAACCAATGCCTACCTCACGGCGCCGACCAGTGACCCACAAA includes the following:
- a CDS encoding VOC family protein, producing MAEMKLAHIGYVVRNIERSVERFEKEGATLLIAAAPDPVQGVYVALLRIEDEVDIELVSPIVVGESPVDSRLSRGGGLDHLCYFVADVQSALEAEQSNGGIVVCHPTFACVFEREIGFVQRRSGLVVEFMSDVKVLNGD
- a CDS encoding ABC transporter ATP-binding protein; its protein translation is MSQQADPAIQVQGVSKSYRLVRDRPTSVKEAVVRRSRRQTVEDFWALRDIDLEVPRGSFFGLIGHNGSGKSTLLKLLAGIHRQTSGDITVNGRLSALLELGAGFHPELTGRENIYLNGAILGMSRRQMSAAVDEIVEFSGIGDFVDAPVRIYSSGMYVRLGFAIAVHVNPEVLLVDEVIAVGDEDFQRKCLDHMEVLRSQGVTIVLVSHDLDQVRELCDQVAWIDRSHLVEVGEPNEVCDRYIASVNVERQEEL
- a CDS encoding DUF2142 domain-containing protein; this encodes MKRLWVGFFLLVFPLMVVWAVTNPMFASPDEPAHMVRAQGIVRGQFDGPYKVDGIPVDDIKCLAFHPEVSADCMTLEWSEAPTFEDSTATNYPPLFHFLAGLPSLFVHGLTGAYVMRLWLALICSSLLALAGAILFVRYPSKFMILGWALSVTPMVLFLSATVNPSGLAVALGAVIWASGMVLADPGTETDKRRLKQVLVVSAAAFLLVRRDSLLWLGAIGVSLVALSPELLHSVWRRRKAAAGLVVAGVAAGLLWVAPSWSVLSAGNNGRSRWASIPNDTYTYVKQAVGWFGWLDTPLSDAVMVAALVVLGTFLLLGLAASTEMVTRALVTVGALVFLVPLVFAEFRYPYFQGRYYLPLAVGGLFLAGRSLATVEMPRRLESRLVGLLGITWAGVQVWALVINVRRY
- a CDS encoding acyl carrier protein; its protein translation is MSDRLIEVFAQVLNVESSALSDDTSPDNTELWDSLAAMDLVTSIEDTFDIPLTTREIMRMRSIGAAREVLLAKGVEGI
- a CDS encoding HAD-IIIC family phosphatase; translated protein: MTRSAREAALFWREHTQKSLEPDFVLGIAGSFTVEPIEVHLGSSLIDRGWKSPKFRFADYNQLHQLCLEHETVFGGSVDHVLALWRIEDVFSAAVDGYLDDEDERLAEIVSGVEELALLFGQLSSKVAVTVADPPFPSPWGVDLRDSRVSRRLSRLYFEVGKTWNETINEFSRVTVFDLATLVLLEGIKDTNDLTKWALYHQPYSSQFWIEIGEASSAVIASGYRPTPKCVVLDCDNTLWGGIIGEDGLGGIELNDTFPGSAFRVFQKRLVQLRAAGIMLAIASKNDISIVEEVFASHGEMILGKDDISCWKVNWLPKSENIREIASELNIGLDSLVFVDDSSFELAEVEMALPEVSLLQVPDELSELPSVIADSGLFRHISVSDEDRERTQMMLAESSRKKVQSTLSGEAFLQSLELEVEVFSLREEHIARVAQLTNKTNQFNLTTVRRSESEIAALMESEVFEVRAVRVADRFGDYGVVGVAVIERMKDGWLIDSFLLSCRVLGRGVESAFLSALVEEAKSDGIELVEGRYNPTVKNGQVATFYQDHGFLIKDGVFENLYSGELTVPTHVALKR